From Danio rerio strain Tuebingen ecotype United States chromosome 2, GRCz12tu, whole genome shotgun sequence:
GAAgctataatttacagtaaatttatatCAGCTAAGGGGGTTTTATAACAATCACACCTTATCTTCTGTTGAGGGAAATGAACTCTGTGGAACAGAGAAAAACTTTGCAACCAATACCCTTGGTTAGATGCCAGCTTGCAGGAAATGTTGTAAGAATATACTGGCAAGGCTCTTTCCATATGCTCAAAGTTATCCAGTCTTTAATGCTCTCAAAATGTTGCCAATGcaacatttaaaacaagtttaataTCTTTGCTGAACAACTTCTAATGTTTTTGAATGCATTTTGAATGATtgtgaatattattatttcataaaacagaTAGTTCTGgtccttgattctgattggttgagctGCGTTCAAAGCTGTTGtaaaatacataacaaacatacCTATGACAGTTGCTTATTAGcattttataaaagcaataaACCGCATGAAGCTGTGGTTTATAATGAATTTATAACAGCTAACCTCCATTAGCTgctgtaaaattactgtaaacaaTGACTTCTTGGGACATATTTCtatttattcaatatatattctgcaataaaatatatagttaagtttactttaaaaagtgagtaggCCCATTGCATTTAAAGTACAGCTCATTAcacagttcatttacttaattttaaggcaagaggtttaatcactttttaagtaaagtcagctaattgccttaaaagcagTGAGTTTAGCATGctagtatttgtttgttttgtctactGCAGGTGTTTACATTCTGACTAAATGTCTGATTCCATTGCTGGAGAAGAGCAGGGACCCCCGAGTTGTGAGTGTGAAATTACATTAATCTCAGTgatatgatttattaaaaatgattttgcATTCTTTCACATCGCATATGTGATGACGCAGACAGTTATTGTGTTTTGGACACAAGCTATGATAGATGTGTTTATACTGGTGCAGATCTACAGAGGCTGCTGTTTCTCTCTGATGTTGTggtatattttgttatattatgtgtgatgatgataataatgtgtctGGTAGATCACGGTGTCGTCAGGAGGGATGCTGGTGCAAAAACTAAACCCAGATGACCTGCAGACGGAGAGAGCTCAGTTTGATGCTACCATGGTATACGCACAGAACAAGGTATTTTTGTAGCAATTTGCTGGTCAAACTTGTTATTTAGTGTTTTGTATGTACAGtttaaaccagaagtttacatacactgtataaaaaggcacataaccctTTAAAACAAAAGTCAGAtggtaatgtgactaaactttttcttttttaggtaagtttggattatcaaatttgtttctgttatgcttaatgcAGAATCATTCAAATTcaagttctatttatttatatagcacgtttccaactgccacagggctgcacaaagtgctttacagagagaaaataaacacatgatatgagcattaaacagtaaaaacagcaataaGCACATAATAGGAAAGGAACAtagaaaaattatcaataaaagagcaaatattttaataaaaaaatagtaataataataataaaatattttttcctaattaaAAGATGCTACCACAGTTGACCAACAATAAACACAATAGAGAACATGACCAttttgaccccccccccccccccccccgccccttCTGAAAGGGAAGGAGAGATATTTTTAGAGAATTTGTTATAACTTTTTGCATTCATTAAGTTTATTATGCCtcgaaaaagctcagatgatggtgtcaaggtttctgaagtttctgattggctaactgacaacatttgagttaattgtaGGCACAAccgtaaaatagtatttaaggaaaacctcaaacacactgcttccttgtgtgacaacatgagaaaatcaacaagccagaatcaacaaaaaaagccagattacaattctctaaattacactgggaaaaaaactaatttttggagacatgtacTGTGGTCTggtggaactaagattgaactggttggccataatgaccagtgttacatttagaggacaaagacgaaagcttacaagcctaggaacaccatcccaactgtgaagtatgggggcagcagcatcatgttgtggggctgttttgctgctggGGGCACTAgttcacttcacagcatagatggcatcatgaagaaagaacattatgtagaaatactaaaacaacatctcaagacatcagccagcaaattaaaacttggccacaaatgggtcttccaaggGGACCATGAccttaagcatactgccaaattagttaaaatgtgctttaaggacaacagagtaaatgttttggagtggccatcacaaagccctgatcttatTCCTATAAAAAATTTGTGCCAGAGTTTGAAATTCCTTCAAAccattgtgagaagcttgtggaaggatacccaaaataTTAGACCagagttatacagtttaaaagcaacgctaaaaaaataccaaggaaatgtatgtaaacttttgactgtcttgtaaataaaaaattctctaaaacaattctctcattattctgtcatttagcaaatgtaaatcatttatgaAATCCTAACCgatctaaaatagtaaacgtttagaccatcagacattttcttttttaatggttatgttcctttttttttagagtttatgtgaacttctggtttcaactgtatatcatcattatttttaattgctCACTGTGAAGACTTGCAGCTGAATCCTTTACGGTCAGTTTTAACGTGGGCGAGGGTGGGATGAGAAGACAGGCAGATCCATGAGTAGCAAGTACTTTTAATGAATAGAAAACAAGAGCAAACAGCAATTTCAAAAATGGGGCAAAAAAAATGGGAAAAGTGAACAGAACATTAGACAACGACTCGCCAAGAATAAGTTTATTCACCTTTTTTCTACATGTCATAAGGCTTTGCATGAATTATCTGAGTAACTTCATGTAAACAATGagtgaagtgtttttaaaaactgaaCTATAAACAGTGAtactttacttaaaaatttgAGTAAACCCTTTGGGTTAAATATGACAAGTTGACTTAacataaaaaagtgagtaaaatggTTGCGTTAAGATGGTTTTACCTTataaagtgagaaaaaaaaaacagttgcgtTAAAattgacaagttgactttacttcaaaAAGGTGAATAAACTTTTTGCTTTAAAGGCCACCTATTTTACAAACCTTAAAAATACGTGGCCTTCAATATTTAGAAGTTGTTTGTGTCTCTAGaacgtgtctgtaaagtttcagttcaaaacacccatcagattatttaatatacatttttaaatctgggaaatCTGAGCTGTTATGACAttgcagctgtttttgttgcctgtaccCTTCATGTAAATGAGCTGGattttccccgcccaccattcccacgtgcgTGTCAGAGCCATAGAGATCTCTCCCTTACTCTGATGTGTGTAGCCTTCACATAGatgaacagcacagtgacagacaagaatgaagcagatctcgcttactacagtaagaacttgtccaatgattatttgatgtatttgttgtgaggTTAATTTAAGTCTTCttcaacgatgagtcacacacaatgttgttataaagttgtgcgctaacacacacacagcaattgTGACAGGATAAACATtgatatccactgctgtatggatatgtgttatgttaatgtataaaataaacctgATATAAGTCCAGaaaaggcaacgcagtggcgcagtaggtagtgctgttgcctcacagcaagaaggtcgctggttcgagtctcggctcggtctgtttgcatttctgtgtggagtttgcatgttctcgccgcattggcgtgggtttcctctgggtgctccggtttcccccacagtccgaagacatgtggtgtagctgaatggaataaactaaattgaccgtagtatatgtgtgtgattgCTGAGtatatgggtgttacccagtactaagttgcagctggaagggcatccgctgcgtaaagcataagCTGAATAAGTTGGTAGATCactccgctgtgccgacccctgatgaataaagggactaagccgaatgaaaataaatgaattaatgaatggaagCCCACCTGATATGCAACTATAATTTCTATAAAAGGCCTCAGATTTACCATCTGTGGCTGTTTTCAGTCAAGTGTTTGCAGACACTTTCTTATTGAATTAATTTGCAGGGATAATGTGTGAGAAAGATTAGAGAAGGAATAATTTTATTCATGAAAAGTCATGAAGGGTCTGTGTTAAACCGAGATGAGAAGGTTACAATTCTCTCCGCTGTTGCCAGGCAACAGGTGACACAGAGTTCCAGCAGTGGCGTCTCCATTAAACACTATCAGATGCAGTAATGATGATGACCTTTCGCTAAACACTCGTCATGTGTGCGTGagctagtgtgtgtgtatgcatttgtgtgtcCACAGAGGCAGCAGGTAGTGATGACAGAGTTCTGGGCGAAAGCATATCCTAAAATTCACTTCTCTGTGATGCACCCCGGGTGGGCCGACACTCCAGGTATCGCTCATTTTAAAAGTCAACAAGTGTAATATCCTTGATTTATTTGGCATTGTAATTATCCACATAATAGCATAATCACTTTGTTTaccaacagatttttttttttgccaccatGTACTGTTTGCTGCTATTCAGCAATTATTTATTGATACACTTgatctaaatgtgtgtgtgtatctctctctccctatatttatatatacagttgaagccagaagtATTAGTTCCcctgaattactagccccctgtttattttatctttgccatgatgacagtaaataatattttgacatttaaaggcttaactaggttaattaggcaggttagggtaattaggcaagttattgtataacaatggctggtactgtagactatcgaaaaagaatagcttaaaggggctcataatattgaccttaaaatgcttttattctagcctaaataaaaaaaaaagagtttctccagaagaaaaaatattttaggaaagattgtttaaatttccttgctctattaaacatcatctgggaaatatttgaaaaaaaaaaatcatcatctgCTTTTGAACAAATTTAGACACCCTTTAGTGcactaattaacctaattaacctacactgtaaaaaaaaaaaaattaatccaaAATTTTACAGTTTCATGTATTTCCGggaaaaaaaacgttaaaaaaaatgaaaaaaagcgtaaaataacagttgttaaattacagaaatatactgtaaaataacggatattaaattacagaaatatccTTAAAATtcaaatttctggtaaatttctgtaatttattatccGTTATtttaacacaatctcacggcaattcgtaactttttcatttagtggctaattcttacgctactaaactgccaaaacgtaaaatacttacattttctcgtgagatcaggctggtcattTTACAAACCTTCTACATTTCCGGCACCCCAACTAccgtaaaattatggatttttttatctttaaatgtcactttaagctgaatactagcatcttgaaaaatatcaagtaaaatattatttattgtcatcatggaaaagataaaaaaaaatcagttattaaaactaatatatttagaaatgtgttgaaaaaaatcttctctccgttacacAAAAGTTAGGGGGGTAaacacagggggctaataattctaatatataattttttccatTGGTATACAGTAGGAGTTAGTACTACTATTTTCTTAAAACATTATATAACACAGTTTTTAGAAGCATACCTGTCAGTCTCATCCCTCATGGTCTGtgttgtttgtctgtgtgttCAGCTGTCGCCTCTGCGATGCCTCAGTTTTATCAGCTCATGCGGGATCGTCTGCGTTCAGCGGAGCAGAGCTCAGATACACTGATCTGGCTCGCCATGTCGCGCGTCACTATTACCTTTCCCAGTGGCCTTTTCTTCCAAGGTACGTGTATGTGTGCGTTGGTTAACAACTCACTTTTGCTGTCATGCGTTTCAGTCTAACAGGTTTGTTTGTTGCAGATCGTCAGCCGGTTTCTGTCCACTTGCCGCTGGCCTGGACACACAGCCCTCGAAAGGAGGTCAAAGCATTTATGCGCTGCTTGGAGACTTTGGCGATATCTGTCAAACACTCAGAGGGAGATAATATATAaagatttcagatgttttacagtatttaggattaaaacaaaactcatttaaaaaaatataaccaTGATATTATGGCAAGCCAAATTAgcttaattgtatttttactgtTAAGGACTGAATTAAAGAGCTCtctaattgtattattaattgtAAGAATTGAATTTAAGAGCTcccaaattgtatttttttagtaGGAATTAAATTACAGATGTCTCTAATTGTGTTTTTACTACAAAGGTTTTAATTAAAAAGGTCTCTAATCGTATTTTGACTAGTAAGAATTGAATTAAGGAgctatttaatcatttttaatagcAAGATTTGAATAAGAGCTCTCTAATTGTATTTTACTAGAAAGAATTGAATAAAAAAGCTCTCTAATTGTATTTTACTAGTAAGAATTGAATTTAGGAGCTTTTAAATTTTAGTAGAAATTAAATTACAGATCTCTCTAATTGTATTTTGACTTGTAAGAAttgaaaaaaaagctttctaaTTCTAGTTTCACTAAAAGTAATTGAATTACAGAGCGCTCTAATTGTATTTCAATAGTAAGAATTGAATTACAGAGCTCTCTAATAGCATTTTATTAGTAAAGATTGAATAAAAGAGCTCTCTAATTGTATTTTTACTAGTAAGAACTGAATTAAAGAgctctctaattatatttttactcttaaaaatttaatttaaaaaaagttctaATCATACtggtaaaaattattaaaagagcTTCGCtctctaatttttttttactggtaagAATGGAATTAAAAGCTCTCTAATTGTCTTTTGACTAGTGAGAATAGCATTAAAGATATCTTTAACAGTATTTTTACTagtaaaattgaattaaaaagcttacTAATTGTATTTTGACAAGTAAGAATTGAATAAAGAGCTCCTTAATCGTCTTTTGacaagtaaaaattaaataaaag
This genomic window contains:
- the dhrs12lb gene encoding dehydrogenase/reductase SDR family member 12, with product MSLYRNILWFIKGMREYTRSGFENASKSFAAKDLDVSMVGRSFMITGANSGIGKATAMTIAKKGGTVHIVCRNKEKAERAREEIVSASGNTMVFVHVLDLSESRKVWEFAEAFKKEHTSLNVLINNAGCMVNQREINSDGLEKNFATNTLGVYILTKCLIPLLEKSRDPRVITVSSGGMLVQKLNPDDLQTERAQFDATMVYAQNKRQQVVMTEFWAKAYPKIHFSVMHPGWADTPAVASAMPQFYQLMRDRLRSAEQSSDTLIWLAMSRVTITFPSGLFFQDRQPVSVHLPLAWTHSPRKEVKAFMRCLETLAISVKHSEGDNI